Proteins encoded by one window of Chryseobacterium foetidum:
- a CDS encoding ferritin-like domain-containing protein, producing MKKTITVLGKPTLDAGRRNFLKMSGVGAMVAGLALVGCNDDFEDVNTGIFDLGMGDVGVLNYAYALEQLEADFYTKVVNSFYTNASTAEKTVLTDIYHHEVIHRDFFKAALTGATSQVLPKLEFQYPNVNFSDRNSVLATAKALEDTGVAAYNAAGKFITNPDYLVIAGKIVSVEARHASAIRDMINPGTAAFSGDDVVDANGLDVAKEPKDVVAAAGGFFKTPFTWKERGIG from the coding sequence ATGAAAAAAACGATTACTGTTCTCGGCAAGCCCACACTGGACGCCGGAAGACGAAATTTCTTAAAAATGAGCGGCGTCGGTGCCATGGTAGCCGGTCTTGCGCTTGTAGGATGTAATGATGATTTCGAAGATGTCAACACAGGAATCTTTGACCTCGGAATGGGAGATGTTGGCGTTTTAAACTATGCCTACGCTCTTGAACAGCTGGAAGCCGACTTCTACACCAAAGTGGTAAACAGTTTCTATACGAATGCATCAACTGCAGAAAAGACTGTTCTTACAGACATTTATCATCATGAGGTGATTCACAGAGACTTTTTTAAAGCTGCTTTAACAGGAGCAACAAGTCAGGTTCTTCCAAAACTTGAATTTCAGTATCCTAATGTAAACTTCAGCGACAGAAATTCAGTACTTGCAACTGCCAAAGCTCTTGAAGATACCGGGGTAGCAGCTTATAATGCAGCAGGAAAATTTATTACCAATCCGGATTATCTGGTAATTGCAGGAAAAATTGTTTCAGTGGAAGCAAGACACGCCAGTGCAATCCGTGATATGATCAACCCGGGCACAGCAGCATTTTCTGGTGATGATGTAGTGGATGCCAACGGTCTAGATGTTGCCAAAGAGCCAAAAGACGTGGTAGCCGCAGCAGGCGGATTCTTCAAAACACCGTTTACCTGGAAAGAAAGGGGAATCGGATAA